Proteins co-encoded in one Arthrobacter globiformis genomic window:
- the malQ gene encoding 4-alpha-glucanotransferase, whose translation MPASNGAPVTNTGVNPELLRWLAEAYGVGTSYQGWDGQPHNVAAETLIGVLAALGVHAHTDQLIEHELAEAELAPWRRMLPPAVVIQEGTPGQVSVHVPHGSTVRMWATTEDGRELEAVQEDVWVEPREVDGVLTGRATFAVPQNTGLGWHTLRAEAAGVVAEATLVVTPASLSTAADLEQRRGWGLATQLYSVRSKRSWGVGDFADLAELAAVAGARGADYVLVNPLHAADPVPPLEPSPYSPSTRRFFNPLYLRIEAIPELAYLKPKKQSLVHGLMKQSRKLNKDATRLDRDKVYSAKLAALELIFDVRRSPSRQLAFEEYCRRAGAGLDDFALWCAIREDLDADDPFWADPTAALGSPLAEKLRGELAERIEFHRWLQWLCDEQLESAQQAARNAGMRLGVINDLAVGVDLQSSDAWTLHGVLAPGVSVGAPPDMYNQLGQDWHQPPWHPTRLAEAGYKPFREMLATVLRHSGGIRVDHILGFFRLWWVPEGNSPVDGAYVRFDHDAMIGILALEAHRAGAVVIGEDLGTFEPWVRDYLAARGILGTSILWFENDGDAPLPPERYRLQALSSVNTHDLPPTAGYLAGDHVTLRNALGLLERSAEEERLEHNAKLEKMMDLLRQRGFLSSSDAGSEQERIEALHRLLAQTPSVLLGVALVDAVGERRVQNQPGTTSAQYPNWQVPLANSDGDPVLIDSLEGDDRFNSLLAAVEEAMRA comes from the coding sequence ATGCCGGCGAGCAACGGAGCGCCGGTAACCAACACCGGGGTCAATCCCGAGCTGCTGCGCTGGCTGGCGGAGGCGTACGGCGTTGGCACGTCCTACCAGGGGTGGGACGGGCAGCCGCATAACGTTGCGGCCGAAACCCTGATCGGCGTCCTGGCCGCGCTGGGCGTCCACGCCCATACCGATCAGCTCATCGAACACGAACTGGCAGAGGCGGAACTGGCGCCCTGGCGCCGGATGCTGCCGCCCGCCGTCGTGATTCAGGAAGGCACACCTGGGCAGGTGAGCGTCCATGTCCCGCACGGTTCGACCGTCCGCATGTGGGCCACCACCGAGGATGGACGCGAGCTGGAGGCCGTCCAGGAGGACGTTTGGGTGGAACCCCGGGAAGTGGACGGCGTTCTGACCGGCCGGGCCACCTTTGCCGTGCCACAAAACACAGGCCTGGGGTGGCACACCCTGCGTGCCGAGGCGGCCGGGGTGGTTGCCGAAGCCACGCTGGTGGTGACCCCCGCCAGCCTGTCCACGGCAGCTGACCTTGAGCAGCGCCGGGGCTGGGGGCTCGCGACGCAGCTGTACTCCGTCCGTTCCAAGCGGTCCTGGGGTGTGGGCGATTTTGCCGACCTCGCCGAGCTTGCAGCGGTTGCCGGCGCACGCGGGGCCGACTACGTGCTGGTGAATCCACTGCACGCGGCCGATCCCGTGCCGCCCCTGGAACCGTCGCCGTATTCACCGTCGACCCGCCGGTTCTTCAACCCGCTGTACCTGCGGATTGAGGCTATTCCGGAACTGGCCTACTTGAAGCCGAAGAAGCAGTCGCTCGTTCACGGCCTCATGAAGCAGAGTCGGAAGCTGAACAAGGATGCCACGCGGCTTGACCGGGACAAGGTCTACTCCGCCAAGCTCGCAGCGCTCGAGCTGATCTTCGACGTCCGCCGTTCGCCGTCGCGGCAGTTGGCGTTTGAGGAGTACTGCCGCAGGGCAGGCGCCGGGCTGGATGACTTTGCCCTCTGGTGCGCCATCCGTGAGGACCTCGACGCCGATGACCCGTTTTGGGCCGACCCAACGGCTGCGCTCGGCTCGCCTTTGGCGGAGAAGCTGCGCGGCGAGCTGGCGGAACGGATCGAGTTCCACCGCTGGCTGCAGTGGCTCTGTGATGAGCAGCTTGAATCTGCCCAGCAGGCCGCCCGCAACGCCGGCATGCGCCTGGGCGTGATCAACGACCTCGCCGTCGGCGTGGACCTCCAGAGTTCCGACGCCTGGACGCTGCACGGCGTCCTCGCGCCCGGCGTCAGCGTCGGCGCGCCGCCGGACATGTACAACCAGCTGGGCCAGGACTGGCACCAGCCGCCATGGCACCCCACCCGCCTGGCCGAGGCCGGTTACAAGCCGTTCCGGGAGATGCTCGCGACGGTGCTGCGGCATTCGGGCGGCATCCGGGTGGACCATATCCTCGGCTTCTTCCGGCTCTGGTGGGTGCCCGAGGGGAACTCACCGGTGGACGGCGCATACGTCAGGTTCGACCACGACGCCATGATCGGCATCCTCGCCCTGGAGGCTCACCGTGCCGGCGCCGTTGTGATCGGCGAGGACCTGGGCACCTTCGAGCCGTGGGTCCGGGACTACCTGGCCGCGCGGGGCATCCTGGGCACCTCGATCCTGTGGTTTGAGAACGACGGTGACGCCCCGCTGCCGCCCGAGCGGTACCGGCTGCAGGCGCTCTCCAGCGTGAACACGCACGACCTCCCTCCCACGGCCGGCTACCTCGCCGGCGACCACGTGACGCTGCGGAACGCGTTGGGGCTGCTGGAGCGTTCCGCGGAGGAGGAGCGCCTGGAGCACAATGCCAAGCTGGAGAAAATGATGGACCTGCTCCGGCAGCGGGGCTTCCTTTCGTCCAGCGACGCCGGATCCGAACAGGAACGCATCGAGGCGCTGCACCGACTGCTCGCGCAGACCCCCTCAGTCCTTCTCGGGGTGGCGCTCGTGGACGCTGTCGGCGAACGCAGGGTGCAGAACCAGCCCGGCACCACCTCCGCCCAGTACCCCAACTGGCAGGTGCCGCTGGCCAACTCCGACGGGGACCCCGTGCTGATCGACAGCCTTGAGGGCGACGACAGGTTCAACTCCCTGCTTGCTGCGGTCGAGGAGGCCATGCGGGCCTAG
- a CDS encoding alpha-amylase family glycosyl hydrolase: MFTVPRLNSPRRTGTPIKPTRATLAAAGALVLLAASALPAQAATARTAPPTEAPTQAAATNKTPGPPSDTDKGAHSLRTPVTDENFYFVMADRFSNGDTGNDEGGLGPDPMVSGFDPTRKGFYNGGDLNGLLDKIDYIQGLGTTAIWLTPSFKNKAVQPEDNSAGYHGYWVTDFTQIDPHLGTNAELKALIDEAHSRGMKVYFDIITNHTADVIGYKEGARTGYVSKDKEPYRTASGEAFDDRDFAGRADFPMLDAETSFPYSPVLDPAEQNLKVPAWLNDPTLYHNRGDTTFAGENSFYGDFFGLDDLFTEHPRVVAGMTDIYETWIRDFGVDGFRIDTMKHVNDEFWQQFGPEVLAYAKEHGKDEFFMFGEVFDTSKSNTSQFTTRNRMQAVLDFPFQDAARNFASKSQDAKQLGTFFAADDWYTDADSNVYQLPTFLGNHDMGRIGSFISTDNPDADDAERVARDELAHELMYFSRGNPVVYYGDEQGFTGPGGDQDARQTLFASKVPDYLDDDLLGTDGTHATDNFNTGHPLYAKIRELAQLTKQHPALRDGAHQHRYASDGPGIYAFSRTDAKEQREYVVALNNSEEPQTAAVPTYIAKRNYSLIYGDAAENSKTSADGKLTVTVPPLSAVVYQSSGRIPREKAAPAVALQAPVSAAAAATSAGDNGRIQVTADVDGNSFYEVTFEARTPGGKWERVGTDDTAPYRVFHDVSGLDTGTAVEYRAAVLNNAGRTSVSASRSVVVPDPLLAIQQPAEGSTVQGNVDVVATADPEKASHVVRFERSIAGGPWTAIGSADDSSPAYSVADDLTALDLADGTEVRYRASLEGSNVVSNVRTVVVGAAPQPDSVTVAGSLNNEMGCPEDWQPACGAAFMAFDPADRQWKLTADLPAGQYEFKAAINGSWDENYGKDGAPNGSNIVLNHDGGPVTFRYDHTTHVITVG; this comes from the coding sequence ATGTTCACCGTCCCTCGCCTGAATTCCCCGCGCCGCACCGGCACTCCCATCAAGCCCACCCGCGCAACTCTGGCAGCAGCCGGCGCGCTCGTCCTGCTGGCTGCATCGGCCCTGCCCGCGCAGGCAGCGACCGCCCGAACAGCCCCGCCAACCGAAGCGCCAACCCAAGCCGCGGCCACCAACAAAACCCCGGGCCCGCCGTCGGACACGGATAAAGGGGCCCATTCCCTCCGCACTCCTGTCACAGACGAGAACTTCTACTTCGTTATGGCCGACAGATTCAGCAACGGCGACACCGGCAACGACGAAGGCGGCCTGGGACCAGATCCGATGGTCTCCGGCTTCGACCCCACCCGCAAGGGCTTCTACAACGGCGGGGACCTGAACGGCCTGCTGGACAAGATCGATTACATCCAGGGGCTCGGAACCACGGCGATCTGGCTGACACCAAGCTTCAAGAACAAGGCGGTCCAGCCCGAGGACAATTCCGCCGGCTACCACGGCTACTGGGTCACGGACTTCACCCAGATCGATCCGCATCTGGGCACCAACGCCGAGCTGAAAGCGCTGATCGACGAGGCGCACTCACGAGGCATGAAGGTGTATTTCGACATCATCACCAACCACACCGCGGACGTGATCGGCTACAAGGAGGGCGCCCGCACCGGCTATGTTTCCAAGGACAAAGAGCCGTATCGCACCGCTTCGGGCGAAGCCTTCGATGACCGGGACTTCGCCGGCCGCGCAGACTTCCCCATGCTCGACGCCGAGACCTCCTTCCCGTACTCGCCGGTGCTTGATCCGGCGGAACAGAACCTCAAGGTTCCGGCCTGGCTCAACGACCCGACGCTCTATCACAACCGCGGCGACACCACCTTTGCCGGCGAAAACTCCTTCTACGGAGACTTCTTCGGCCTGGACGACCTGTTCACCGAACACCCGAGGGTCGTGGCCGGCATGACGGACATCTACGAGACGTGGATCCGGGACTTCGGCGTGGACGGGTTCCGCATCGACACGATGAAGCACGTCAACGACGAATTCTGGCAGCAGTTCGGGCCAGAAGTCCTGGCATACGCCAAGGAGCACGGCAAGGACGAGTTCTTCATGTTCGGCGAGGTCTTCGACACGTCCAAGAGCAACACGAGCCAGTTCACCACCCGCAACAGAATGCAGGCGGTCCTCGACTTCCCGTTCCAGGATGCGGCGCGCAATTTCGCCTCGAAAAGCCAGGATGCGAAGCAACTTGGGACCTTCTTCGCCGCCGACGATTGGTACACCGACGCGGACTCCAACGTCTACCAACTGCCCACCTTCCTGGGGAACCACGACATGGGCCGGATCGGCAGCTTCATCAGCACCGACAACCCGGACGCGGACGACGCCGAACGCGTGGCCCGCGACGAACTCGCCCACGAGCTCATGTACTTTTCCCGCGGAAACCCCGTGGTCTACTACGGCGACGAGCAGGGCTTCACGGGGCCCGGCGGGGACCAGGACGCCCGCCAGACGCTATTCGCCAGCAAGGTGCCCGACTACCTCGACGATGACCTGCTCGGTACGGACGGCACCCACGCCACCGACAACTTCAACACCGGGCATCCCCTCTACGCCAAGATCCGCGAACTCGCGCAGCTGACCAAGCAGCACCCCGCCCTGCGCGACGGCGCCCACCAGCACCGCTACGCCTCGGACGGGCCCGGCATCTACGCGTTTTCGCGCACCGATGCCAAGGAACAGCGCGAGTACGTGGTAGCGCTGAACAACAGTGAGGAACCTCAGACCGCCGCTGTTCCCACCTACATCGCCAAGCGCAATTACAGCCTCATCTACGGCGACGCCGCCGAAAACTCCAAGACCTCAGCCGACGGCAAACTCACCGTCACGGTGCCGCCACTGTCCGCCGTCGTCTACCAGTCATCCGGCCGGATCCCACGAGAGAAGGCGGCGCCCGCCGTCGCGCTGCAGGCCCCCGTTTCCGCCGCGGCTGCGGCCACGTCCGCCGGGGATAACGGCCGTATCCAGGTGACGGCCGACGTCGACGGCAACTCGTTCTACGAGGTCACCTTTGAGGCCAGGACGCCGGGCGGCAAGTGGGAGCGAGTTGGCACAGACGACACCGCCCCCTACCGCGTCTTCCACGATGTCTCGGGACTGGACACCGGCACTGCGGTGGAGTACCGGGCGGCCGTCCTGAACAACGCCGGCCGCACGTCGGTCAGCGCCTCCCGGTCGGTTGTGGTGCCGGACCCGCTGCTGGCCATCCAGCAGCCGGCCGAGGGCAGCACCGTCCAGGGGAATGTGGACGTGGTTGCCACGGCGGACCCGGAGAAGGCCAGCCACGTGGTGCGCTTTGAGCGCAGCATCGCGGGCGGGCCCTGGACAGCCATCGGCTCCGCAGATGACTCGTCGCCGGCCTACTCGGTGGCAGACGACCTAACCGCCCTGGACCTCGCCGACGGCACCGAGGTGCGCTACCGGGCAAGCCTCGAAGGGTCAAACGTGGTGAGCAATGTCCGGACAGTGGTGGTGGGCGCCGCACCGCAGCCCGACTCTGTCACTGTGGCGGGAAGCCTGAACAACGAGATGGGGTGCCCGGAGGATTGGCAGCCGGCGTGCGGGGCGGCGTTCATGGCCTTTGATCCGGCCGATCGCCAGTGGAAACTCACGGCCGACCTTCCCGCGGGGCAGTACGAATTCAAGGCGGCCATCAACGGTTCCTGGGATGAAAACTACGGCAAGGATGGCGCCCCAAACGGTTCCAACATCGTGCTGAATCACGACGGCGGCCCGGTCACCTTCCGGTACGACCACACCACGCACGTGATCACGGTCGGCTAG
- a CDS encoding lactonase family protein yields the protein MTHSENHTLIWTGSYTADSGGHGAGIGAVSANADGTLTWRGTAAKADSPSFVAVHRQLPVVYAVGENAKTVQAYRRRGEFGLEASGEPWAAGEAACHVTVDPQGKFLVVACWGDGQVLLYELTDDGDIASRLPAAPSSDPHRDERPSRAHASLVLADGRIMTTDLGHDLLRVWNHVPRSGLVLDHEVVLPKNSGPRHLVQHSDGTVFVVSEYSIEVFAARAASASGKFELVGQGPATSDGAKDGDSAAEIALSADGRFAYVGTRGSNRISVLEVTPSAEGSLLTPLGDFASGGDWPRHHLVHGGWLHVAHERSHDITTFHLNVQTGLPEGPLQRLVAGSPTALIVAS from the coding sequence ATGACCCACAGCGAAAACCACACGCTCATCTGGACCGGCTCCTACACCGCGGACAGCGGCGGCCATGGTGCCGGGATCGGGGCCGTATCGGCCAACGCTGATGGGACGCTCACCTGGCGCGGTACGGCGGCAAAGGCGGACTCGCCGTCGTTCGTTGCCGTGCACCGGCAGCTGCCGGTGGTTTACGCCGTCGGCGAGAACGCCAAAACCGTCCAGGCGTACCGGCGACGGGGAGAGTTCGGCCTCGAAGCCTCCGGCGAGCCCTGGGCGGCCGGTGAAGCTGCCTGCCATGTCACCGTCGACCCGCAGGGCAAATTTCTGGTCGTCGCGTGCTGGGGCGACGGCCAGGTCTTGCTGTACGAACTGACGGACGACGGCGACATCGCCAGCCGCCTTCCGGCGGCGCCATCCAGCGACCCGCACCGGGACGAACGCCCCAGCCGGGCCCACGCCAGCCTGGTACTCGCTGACGGCCGGATCATGACCACCGACCTCGGCCACGACCTCCTCCGCGTGTGGAACCACGTCCCCCGGTCAGGCCTGGTGCTGGACCATGAGGTGGTGCTTCCGAAGAACAGCGGTCCCCGCCACCTGGTGCAGCACTCCGATGGAACGGTGTTTGTGGTCTCCGAGTACTCCATCGAGGTTTTCGCAGCCCGGGCCGCCTCGGCATCGGGGAAGTTCGAGCTGGTCGGCCAGGGTCCCGCGACGTCCGACGGCGCAAAGGACGGTGACTCTGCGGCCGAAATTGCCCTATCGGCGGACGGACGGTTCGCATATGTCGGCACGCGGGGATCCAACCGCATCAGCGTGCTGGAGGTGACGCCGTCGGCAGAGGGCAGTCTGCTGACCCCGCTTGGCGACTTTGCCAGCGGCGGCGACTGGCCCCGTCACCACCTAGTCCACGGCGGATGGCTTCACGTGGCCCATGAGCGCTCCCATGACATCACAACCTTCCACCTGAACGTCCAGACCGGCCTTCCGGAAGGTCCGCTCCAGCGTCTCGTTGCGGGTTCCCCCACGGCCCTGATTGTGGCAAGCTAA
- a CDS encoding putative protein N(5)-glutamine methyltransferase: MPVQSTLSRSTVISRLRAAGCVFAEDEADLLLSAGLAPNELLNAVQRRVDGFPLEHILGWAEFCGLRIKVEAGVFVPRRRTELLVREAAALVGAASAEPLSSTPPVVVDLCCGSGAVGTALAALMPGIEVHASDVDPAAVRCARLNVVPVGGVVHEGDLYSALPARLRGNVEILAVNAPYVPTASISSMPHEARVHEPRVSLDGGPDGLDIQRRVIAEAAAWLRPGGHLLIETSRLQAPVTAAAMVIGRLSPRIATSAELDATAVIGKLL, translated from the coding sequence ATGCCTGTTCAATCAACGCTTTCCCGCTCCACCGTCATCAGCAGGCTGCGCGCCGCCGGCTGCGTCTTTGCCGAGGACGAAGCGGACCTCCTCTTGTCCGCAGGCCTGGCCCCTAATGAGCTGCTCAACGCCGTGCAGCGGCGAGTCGACGGGTTTCCGCTCGAGCACATTCTCGGCTGGGCCGAGTTTTGCGGCTTGCGGATCAAAGTCGAGGCCGGCGTTTTTGTGCCGCGCCGCCGGACGGAACTGCTGGTCCGCGAGGCTGCGGCACTCGTTGGCGCCGCGTCCGCAGAGCCGTTGTCGTCGACCCCTCCGGTTGTTGTGGACCTGTGTTGCGGCTCAGGAGCAGTAGGCACTGCGTTGGCGGCACTGATGCCCGGCATTGAGGTGCACGCTTCCGACGTCGACCCGGCTGCGGTGCGTTGTGCCCGCCTCAACGTCGTGCCGGTGGGCGGTGTGGTCCATGAAGGTGACCTTTACTCGGCGCTGCCTGCCCGGCTCAGGGGCAATGTTGAGATCCTGGCGGTAAATGCGCCGTATGTGCCCACGGCTTCAATCAGCAGCATGCCTCATGAAGCCCGCGTGCACGAGCCTCGGGTGTCGCTCGACGGCGGCCCTGACGGGCTCGACATCCAGCGCCGGGTCATCGCGGAAGCCGCGGCCTGGCTCAGGCCGGGTGGGCACCTCCTCATCGAAACGAGCCGGCTGCAGGCTCCCGTTACTGCAGCGGCCATGGTCATTGGGCGATTGAGCCCGCGGATTGCCACGTCAGCCGAACTGGACGCGACAGCGGTCATTGGGAAGCTGTTGTAG
- a CDS encoding HNH endonuclease signature motif containing protein has protein sequence MESPALATPDLEAGLALLDSATTAAQEELAAANFLEVADFADLAEELSRRIEYLQLLAAAAVDRTRTEAINAAATASRAAGWTTGWNTEPAPATATATAGGTATATATATGTGTGTASVPACAVTWSPADDGSRNTAEFLRTRLRISTTEARRRLALANAILPRTGLAGRPMPPEHQETAAALTAGIISSRAGTIITTALDKVRHIPDPAAIVHMEHNLTQTAIENDHDFLTRIAHRWINALDQDGTEPSEETLRHRQGIFLHHKRGGLHHFEVHATTDQFEVLTTIMNTATNPRTTTPNTTHRGSDGSAESTGPDNSPGNGSSGSDSNSGSSSGSDGGSAAAANLDAVFNAPAPVPDLDLDRRTRPQQLLDGLVGGCKAALAAGTLPTTGGLRPQVMVTVSYQDLLNSIQTTAAQGPRYNKNRPTTRPGTQPTGPDTWHTSEPQPDPGTDPHPSPGTDFAGINWTGAALPGTPTTGSGTFTYTGPVTASTIRKIACDADIIPILLGTEGRLLDIGRTTRIFPPHIRKALTARDQGCAFPNCTIPAPWCEAHHITYWSQGGPTSTDNGVLLCTHHHHLIHKEQWKIHVKNGTPWFIPPPHIDPRQQPRQNHHHKT, from the coding sequence TTGGAGTCCCCAGCGCTGGCAACCCCTGATTTGGAGGCGGGCCTGGCGCTGCTGGACTCCGCAACCACCGCGGCGCAGGAGGAGCTGGCCGCAGCCAACTTCCTTGAAGTGGCGGACTTCGCTGACCTTGCCGAGGAACTCTCCCGCCGTATCGAGTACCTCCAGTTGCTTGCTGCCGCGGCGGTGGACCGGACGCGGACCGAGGCGATCAACGCCGCCGCAACGGCCAGCCGCGCGGCCGGCTGGACCACCGGCTGGAACACGGAACCCGCACCCGCCACAGCCACAGCCACCGCCGGCGGCACCGCCACCGCCACCGCCACCGCCACCGGCACCGGCACCGGCACCGCGAGTGTGCCGGCGTGTGCGGTGACCTGGTCCCCGGCCGATGACGGGTCCCGGAACACCGCCGAATTCCTCCGCACCCGGCTCCGGATCAGCACCACCGAAGCCCGCCGCCGCCTCGCCCTCGCCAACGCCATCCTCCCCCGCACCGGACTCGCCGGCCGGCCCATGCCACCCGAACACCAGGAAACCGCCGCCGCCCTCACCGCCGGAATCATCTCCTCCCGCGCCGGAACCATCATCACCACCGCCCTGGACAAAGTCCGCCACATCCCCGACCCCGCCGCGATCGTCCACATGGAACACAACCTCACCCAGACCGCGATCGAAAACGACCACGACTTCCTCACCCGCATCGCCCACCGCTGGATCAACGCCCTCGACCAGGACGGCACCGAACCCAGCGAAGAAACCCTCCGCCACCGCCAAGGCATCTTCCTCCACCACAAACGCGGCGGCCTGCACCACTTCGAAGTCCACGCCACCACCGACCAATTCGAAGTCCTCACCACCATCATGAACACCGCCACCAACCCCCGCACCACCACCCCCAACACCACCCACCGCGGCAGCGACGGCAGCGCCGAGAGCACCGGCCCCGACAACAGCCCCGGCAACGGCAGCAGTGGCAGCGACAGTAACAGCGGCAGTAGCAGCGGCAGTGACGGCGGCAGTGCCGCCGCAGCCAACCTCGACGCGGTCTTCAACGCCCCCGCCCCGGTCCCGGACCTGGACCTGGACCGCCGCACACGCCCGCAGCAACTCCTCGACGGCCTCGTCGGGGGCTGCAAGGCAGCCCTCGCCGCCGGCACCCTGCCCACCACCGGCGGACTCCGCCCCCAGGTCATGGTCACCGTCTCCTACCAGGACCTCCTCAACAGCATCCAAACCACCGCAGCCCAGGGCCCCCGCTACAACAAAAACCGCCCCACCACCCGCCCCGGCACCCAGCCAACCGGTCCAGACACCTGGCACACCAGCGAACCCCAGCCCGATCCGGGCACCGACCCGCACCCCAGCCCCGGCACCGACTTCGCCGGCATCAACTGGACCGGCGCCGCGCTGCCCGGCACACCCACCACCGGCAGCGGAACCTTCACCTACACCGGACCCGTCACCGCCTCCACCATCCGCAAAATCGCCTGCGACGCCGACATCATCCCCATACTCCTCGGCACCGAAGGACGCCTCCTCGACATCGGCCGCACCACCCGCATCTTCCCGCCCCACATCCGCAAAGCCCTCACCGCCCGCGACCAAGGCTGCGCCTTCCCCAACTGCACCATCCCCGCCCCCTGGTGCGAAGCCCACCACATCACCTACTGGTCACAAGGCGGACCCACCAGCACCGACAACGGCGTCCTCCTCTGCACCCACCACCACCACCTCATCCACAAAGAACAGTGGAAAATCCACGTCAAAAACGGGACCCCCTGGTTCATCCCGCCACCCCACATCGACCCCCGCCAACAACCCCGACAAAACCACCACCACAAAACATGA
- a CDS encoding GlsB/YeaQ/YmgE family stress response membrane protein — protein MGFLAFLILGLIAGAIAKAILPGRQGGGIFITLLLGVVGAILGGFIGSALFGVGINEFFSLSTWLLAIGGALIVLLVYGMITKRTAR, from the coding sequence ATGGGTTTTCTCGCATTTCTGATTCTTGGCCTCATCGCTGGAGCCATTGCTAAGGCCATCCTCCCCGGCCGGCAGGGCGGCGGCATTTTCATCACGCTTCTCCTCGGCGTGGTTGGCGCAATTCTCGGCGGCTTTATCGGCAGCGCACTCTTTGGAGTGGGGATCAACGAGTTCTTCTCGCTGTCCACTTGGCTGCTGGCGATCGGTGGCGCACTTATCGTGCTGCTGGTCTACGGCATGATTACCAAGCGTACGGCCCGCTAG
- a CDS encoding aldo/keto reductase, translated as MALAPVIELNDGNRIPQIGLGTWPLNDREVSDAVVRAAEAGYRHIDTAVRYGNEAGVGSGIRASGLDRAEFFITTKLDGEFQGGDLAAAGLEGSLKRLNLDYVDLLLIHWPLPRRGEFISTWKTFERLQGAGKVRSIGVSNFKPAHLEKLMWETEVVPAVNQIQLNPSVTRSADCAYNERHGIATESYSPLGAGSGLLSAPVLIRIAGKHGRTVSQVVLRWHVQQGLVAIPKSADPRRMKENIEVFDFALDEEDLTAISTLDEGPEAGVNSDVQGH; from the coding sequence ATGGCACTCGCACCAGTCATCGAGCTGAACGACGGCAACCGGATACCTCAGATCGGCCTTGGCACCTGGCCGCTGAACGACCGGGAGGTGAGTGACGCCGTCGTAAGAGCTGCGGAAGCCGGGTACCGGCATATCGATACGGCGGTGCGATACGGGAACGAGGCCGGCGTCGGATCCGGAATCCGAGCCAGCGGCCTGGACCGGGCGGAGTTCTTCATCACCACCAAGCTGGACGGGGAATTCCAGGGTGGAGATCTGGCCGCGGCAGGCCTTGAGGGCTCGCTGAAGCGCCTGAACCTGGACTATGTGGACTTGCTGCTGATCCACTGGCCGCTCCCCCGCCGCGGAGAATTCATCTCCACGTGGAAGACCTTTGAGCGGCTGCAGGGCGCAGGGAAAGTCCGGTCGATCGGCGTATCCAACTTCAAGCCGGCCCATCTGGAAAAGCTCATGTGGGAGACCGAAGTTGTGCCGGCCGTGAACCAGATCCAGCTCAACCCGTCCGTGACCCGCTCCGCGGACTGCGCCTACAACGAGCGGCACGGGATCGCCACCGAATCGTACAGCCCGCTGGGTGCAGGGTCGGGCCTGCTGTCCGCGCCCGTTCTGATCCGAATCGCCGGCAAACACGGCCGGACGGTGAGCCAGGTAGTGCTGCGCTGGCACGTGCAGCAGGGGCTGGTGGCCATCCCCAAGTCCGCCGATCCCCGGCGGATGAAGGAGAACATCGAGGTCTTCGATTTCGCTTTGGATGAGGAGGACCTGACCGCCATCAGCACCCTCGATGAAGGCCCCGAGGCAGGTGTAAATTCCGACGTCCAAGGCCACTGA
- a CDS encoding CDP-alcohol phosphatidyltransferase family protein: protein MDVAVAMAGFLVSGSWVLTVTGAEATYFLAAIGAGLAVMGNAAASILNRKPRVTTAADRVTLIRAVLVACFAAATIPALFGGTGPAMPVVVLGGAAFLLDAVDGAVARRFACASPAGGRLDVQTDAALVLVLSCAAVPVVGPWVLAVGLMWYAFVAAGWIRPELKRVLPVKRLRKVIGAFQPFALLLALTPGVPGGIGMAAVVVALVALVASFGRDVVELETGHRKWTGRRRPSTELVN from the coding sequence GTGGACGTAGCCGTTGCCATGGCTGGTTTCCTTGTGTCCGGGAGCTGGGTCCTGACCGTTACAGGTGCTGAAGCAACGTACTTCCTTGCCGCCATAGGTGCCGGACTGGCGGTGATGGGAAATGCTGCGGCTTCCATCCTCAACCGCAAGCCCAGGGTGACCACGGCCGCGGACCGCGTTACCCTGATTCGTGCTGTCTTGGTGGCATGCTTTGCGGCGGCGACAATTCCGGCGCTGTTCGGCGGAACCGGCCCCGCCATGCCGGTGGTCGTGCTGGGTGGGGCGGCTTTTCTTCTTGACGCGGTGGACGGGGCCGTTGCGCGGCGGTTTGCCTGCGCGAGCCCGGCGGGAGGTCGGCTGGACGTCCAGACCGACGCAGCGCTGGTCCTTGTGCTGTCGTGTGCAGCTGTACCTGTCGTCGGCCCCTGGGTGCTGGCCGTCGGACTCATGTGGTACGCCTTCGTGGCCGCGGGATGGATCAGGCCTGAACTGAAACGGGTGCTGCCTGTTAAGAGGCTGCGCAAGGTTATCGGCGCCTTCCAGCCCTTCGCCTTGCTGCTGGCACTCACACCCGGAGTGCCCGGTGGAATCGGCATGGCTGCCGTTGTCGTGGCGCTCGTGGCGCTGGTGGCCTCGTTCGGCCGGGACGTCGTCGAACTGGAGACAGGCCACCGCAAGTGGACCGGCCGCCGCCGCCCCAGCACCGAACTGGTGAACTGA
- a CDS encoding dodecin, with the protein MSNNTYSISEIVGTSTEGVDAAVRNGISDAAKTLRNLDWFEVKEIRGHLENGQVADWQVTLKLGFRLERD; encoded by the coding sequence ATGTCTAATAACACCTACAGCATTTCTGAAATTGTCGGAACCTCGACCGAGGGCGTCGACGCGGCCGTCCGCAACGGTATTTCCGACGCCGCAAAGACCCTGCGCAACCTGGACTGGTTCGAGGTCAAGGAGATCCGCGGTCACCTCGAGAACGGCCAGGTGGCGGACTGGCAGGTCACCCTCAAGCTCGGCTTCCGCCTGGAGCGGGACTGA